A stretch of the Tardiphaga sp. 709 genome encodes the following:
- a CDS encoding efflux RND transporter periplasmic adaptor subunit, translating into MMIAIMAVYLVLLFVLVRTGIVRFNLFWKCSPFIVLLLLSLLLFIPMGWGAPQGPALVVRHSVSIVPDVAGEVIDVPVAANTPLKAGDVLFRIDPVPFEAQVRGIEAQLKLSDMRLAQMTQLFERDSGRGFDVEQRQSEVDQLTAQRDSARWNLDKTIVRAPADGYVTNVALRKGARVANLPLSPVMAFIDTSDTIVGVEIAQNDARYLRSGQPVEVTFKFLPGKIYTGRVESILQAVATGQTQTSGIAVMPKAVQSAPFVARVKLDDAGIAAQLPAGSAGEAAIFTDHVKATHIIRKVLLRQIAILNYVNPF; encoded by the coding sequence TGGTATTGTTCGTTTCAACCTCTTCTGGAAATGCTCTCCTTTCATTGTCCTTCTGCTTTTGAGCCTGTTGCTGTTCATTCCGATGGGATGGGGCGCGCCGCAGGGGCCTGCGTTGGTGGTTCGTCACTCGGTCTCCATCGTCCCGGACGTCGCCGGTGAGGTGATCGATGTTCCGGTCGCGGCCAATACCCCGCTCAAGGCAGGTGATGTGCTTTTCAGGATCGATCCGGTGCCCTTTGAGGCCCAGGTCAGGGGGATCGAAGCGCAGCTCAAACTATCGGATATGCGTCTTGCCCAGATGACGCAGCTCTTCGAGCGCGATTCCGGCCGCGGCTTCGATGTTGAGCAGCGGCAATCGGAGGTCGATCAGCTGACTGCACAGCGCGACAGCGCGCGGTGGAATCTGGACAAGACCATCGTGCGCGCACCGGCCGATGGCTATGTGACCAACGTCGCGCTGCGTAAGGGTGCGCGGGTGGCAAATCTCCCTCTGTCACCGGTGATGGCTTTCATCGATACGTCGGATACGATTGTCGGCGTCGAAATCGCACAGAACGATGCGCGATATCTGCGAAGTGGCCAGCCGGTCGAGGTCACGTTCAAGTTTCTCCCGGGCAAGATCTATACGGGGCGGGTGGAAAGTATCCTGCAAGCTGTCGCCACAGGGCAGACCCAGACGTCGGGTATTGCCGTGATGCCGAAAGCGGTGCAATCCGCGCCGTTCGTCGCCCGCGTGAAGCTCGATGACGCCGGGATTGCGGCGCAGTTGCCGGCAGGAAGTGCCGGTGAAGCCGCGATCTTCACCGACCACGTCAAGGCAACGCATATCATTCGCAAGGTGCTGTTGAGACAGATTGCGATCCTGAATTATGTCAATCCGTTTTGA
- a CDS encoding adenylate/guanylate cyclase domain-containing protein, translating to MTTKRSAERRPLRIGFRTSIVTLFVAVVLFVGLTLVYFSFSRVSLITQTAASTFIDKVAQLGADRIDSKFRNVRDSLEILAGLPSIQSAEIEDNSRLYSLMASMLRNNPQIFNLYVGYEDGSFLEMDVIDRAKPAFRAGLGVDEDAAFRVVIISRTGNASPSPATIFLSDNLIQVAETKGPTTYDPRQRPWYVEAFKDEKTLLTGPYVFFATGQPGYTLRTALKEGRRGVVAADLLLNRLEIMLDEQRLGDSGVAFLFNDSARIVAHPEMSRLMEEIPERGNELPSMSAIRLPGLSQAVETWRKGGASQQFFADDAGRTYVAAFHGIETAGNAGIKLAVIAPLDEFFAKIISERRGLFALALGFVLGMLPLAIWLGSMLARSLRSLAQQTDEIQHFRLADRPRLHSVIDEINELGRSVFATRTVIRNFASFVPRPIVRQLIESGASIELGGTRREVTVLFTDVADFTAKTEKADPSEVMIFTSRYFAALSEVIMKYHGTIDKFIGDAVMAFWNAPDDDPHHVVHACEAVLACVKRNGELNEQFRGAGWPAYGTRFGLHAGDAVVGNVGSSDRMNYTALGATVNLAARLEGLNKNYGTQVLVSAAVKERVEGRFSFRSIDEIKPKGFAEDVRIFELRCEADGASEHAFCQRWEIVYAAIRQDKSAVALVGVTDFLAQYPDDGVAQYHAERIRVELQAPRRVASGAMQ from the coding sequence ATGACTACCAAGCGTTCAGCAGAGCGGCGCCCACTTCGTATCGGGTTTCGTACATCCATCGTCACGCTGTTCGTGGCGGTGGTACTGTTTGTCGGATTGACGCTGGTCTATTTCAGCTTCAGCCGTGTGTCGCTGATCACGCAGACGGCGGCAAGTACCTTTATCGACAAGGTGGCGCAGCTCGGCGCCGACCGGATCGATTCCAAATTCCGCAACGTGCGCGACAGCCTCGAAATTCTCGCCGGCCTTCCGTCGATCCAGTCGGCGGAGATCGAAGACAATTCGCGACTCTACAGTCTGATGGCCTCGATGCTGCGCAACAACCCGCAGATATTCAATCTCTATGTCGGCTATGAGGACGGCTCATTTCTTGAAATGGATGTGATCGACCGCGCCAAGCCGGCTTTCCGTGCAGGCCTCGGCGTGGATGAGGATGCCGCCTTCCGCGTGGTCATCATTTCACGCACCGGCAACGCATCGCCATCGCCCGCCACTATCTTCCTATCGGATAACCTGATCCAGGTTGCCGAAACCAAGGGCCCCACGACCTATGATCCTCGTCAGCGGCCCTGGTACGTCGAGGCCTTCAAGGATGAGAAAACACTGCTGACCGGGCCGTATGTGTTCTTTGCGACCGGCCAGCCCGGTTATACTTTGCGCACAGCGCTGAAGGAGGGCCGCCGCGGCGTAGTGGCCGCCGATCTCCTGCTCAATCGCCTTGAGATAATGCTGGACGAGCAAAGGCTCGGCGACTCCGGGGTTGCCTTTCTATTCAATGATTCGGCGCGGATCGTTGCGCATCCCGAGATGAGCCGGCTGATGGAGGAAATTCCCGAGCGCGGCAACGAGCTGCCGTCAATGAGTGCGATCAGGCTGCCCGGTCTTTCGCAGGCGGTTGAGACGTGGCGAAAGGGCGGTGCGTCTCAGCAGTTTTTTGCGGACGATGCCGGACGAACCTATGTCGCCGCCTTTCACGGTATCGAGACCGCGGGCAATGCCGGTATCAAGCTCGCTGTGATCGCGCCACTCGACGAATTTTTCGCAAAGATCATTTCGGAGCGGCGCGGCTTGTTTGCGCTGGCTCTCGGTTTTGTGCTCGGAATGCTGCCACTGGCGATCTGGCTTGGCTCCATGCTCGCGCGGTCGCTGCGCAGCCTCGCCCAACAAACCGACGAGATTCAGCATTTCAGGCTCGCGGATCGCCCGCGCCTGCATTCCGTCATCGATGAGATCAACGAGCTCGGCCGCTCGGTCTTTGCGACGCGGACTGTCATACGAAACTTCGCCAGTTTTGTGCCAAGGCCAATCGTGCGGCAGCTCATCGAGTCCGGAGCGTCGATCGAGCTCGGGGGAACGCGGCGGGAAGTCACCGTGCTCTTCACCGATGTCGCCGATTTCACGGCCAAGACGGAAAAGGCCGATCCGTCGGAAGTCATGATCTTCACGTCGCGCTATTTCGCGGCGCTGTCCGAGGTTATCATGAAATATCACGGCACGATCGATAAATTCATTGGCGATGCCGTGATGGCGTTCTGGAACGCGCCAGACGATGATCCCCACCACGTCGTCCATGCCTGCGAGGCCGTGCTCGCCTGTGTGAAACGCAATGGCGAGCTGAACGAACAGTTCCGCGGCGCCGGGTGGCCCGCCTATGGCACCCGCTTTGGTCTGCATGCAGGCGATGCGGTCGTCGGCAATGTCGGTTCCTCCGACCGCATGAATTACACTGCGCTCGGCGCGACCGTTAACCTCGCCGCGCGTCTGGAAGGGCTCAACAAAAATTATGGGACACAGGTGCTGGTCAGCGCCGCCGTGAAGGAGCGCGTCGAAGGACGCTTTTCTTTCCGCAGCATCGACGAGATCAAGCCGAAGGGCTTTGCGGAGGACGTGCGGATCTTTGAACTGCGTTGCGAGGCGGATGGAGCTTCGGAGCATGCCTTCTGCCAGCGCTGGGAAATCGTCTATGCCGCGATCCGGCAGGATAAGTCGGCCGTGGCCCTCGTGGGGGTCACCGACTTTCTTGCCCAGTATCCCGACGATGGTGTTGCGCAATACCATGCGGAACGGATTCGCGTGGAATTACAAGCGCCGCGCCGCGTTGCGAGCGGAGCGATGCAATGA
- a CDS encoding ABC transporter substrate-binding protein, whose protein sequence is MTRVLRPFNRRQILAGGLAAGAAFAAPAVAQARTRVRLGYLHVVAVDGQIFTGLDLGSFDKQGIDFELVECNTGPEAFEAMARGEVDVLSAGGVISNYLALGAGRGFLINDIEIATAQLWVRPDRGVKSFADLRGKRIATTTRTTAHIFLDRALRANGLGLADVQVVNSNMSQAVGAFIAGEVPAVALWVPFNLSVRDKLPDAIKLVDASAFYPQSAVVGGWVARHEYYAAHKDVLQRIIRGWATANDHMLRNPKAAAESLHQRHYQNASIADIAEALKAQKMFSSREWKRLYADGTVTKWLQQVSDFFVVEAGVTTATPATDYFDSSLYLATVN, encoded by the coding sequence ATGACGCGCGTGCTCCGTCCTTTCAACAGGCGTCAGATCCTGGCCGGTGGGCTTGCGGCAGGCGCCGCCTTTGCCGCTCCTGCGGTCGCGCAAGCGCGAACACGCGTTCGGCTGGGATACCTCCATGTCGTCGCCGTCGACGGCCAGATCTTCACCGGCCTCGATCTGGGCTCGTTCGACAAACAGGGTATCGATTTCGAGCTTGTCGAGTGCAATACCGGGCCGGAAGCGTTCGAGGCCATGGCGCGGGGAGAGGTGGATGTGCTGTCGGCGGGCGGAGTGATTTCGAACTATCTCGCGCTCGGTGCTGGCCGCGGCTTTCTGATCAACGATATCGAGATCGCCACTGCACAGCTCTGGGTTCGCCCGGACCGCGGGGTCAAATCCTTCGCCGATCTCCGTGGCAAGCGCATCGCGACAACGACGAGGACCACGGCGCATATCTTTCTGGACCGCGCCTTGCGCGCTAACGGCCTTGGCCTCGCCGACGTTCAAGTGGTCAACAGCAACATGTCGCAAGCCGTGGGCGCGTTCATTGCCGGAGAGGTGCCTGCCGTTGCGTTGTGGGTGCCGTTTAACCTCAGCGTCCGCGACAAGCTCCCGGATGCCATCAAGCTGGTGGATGCGTCCGCCTTCTATCCGCAGTCGGCAGTGGTTGGCGGCTGGGTCGCGCGGCACGAGTATTATGCCGCGCACAAGGACGTCTTGCAGCGGATCATCCGAGGCTGGGCGACCGCCAACGACCACATGTTGCGGAATCCCAAGGCCGCAGCGGAGTCTCTTCACCAGCGGCACTATCAGAACGCCTCGATTGCCGACATAGCAGAGGCGCTTAAGGCGCAAAAGATGTTCTCGTCACGGGAGTGGAAACGGCTTTATGCCGACGGCACGGTTACAAAATGGCTGCAGCAAGTCAGCGATTTCTTCGTGGTGGAAGCTGGCGTCACAACGGCGACGCCGGCCACGGACTATTTCGATTCCAGTTTGTATTTGGCAACGGTGAATTAG
- a CDS encoding IS30 family transposase has translation MNRRQRINYSAAQRSEIWDRWQAGEPMSSIGRRFDRDSSLVFSIISPTGGIRPPDRCRAKRALSLSEREEISRWLSMCRSLRSIARHLGRSASTISREVRRNGGADRYRAARSDQAAWDRSRRPKLCKLACRPFLRRTVSTLLGRHWSPEQIAGWLKRTHPAEPEKQVSHETIYRSLFIQARGVLKKELLEHLRAKRTVRRSRHASMKRNGLGQIKNAVSISERPPSVDDRAVPGHWEGDLIGGSRNSYIATLVERHSRYVMLIKVANKDTESVVSALIKQSRRLPSELYRSLTWDRGKELADHQRLALAADVDIYFCDPRSPWQRGSNENTNRLLRQYLPRGTDLSLHSQARLSAIARQLNERPRKTLLYQTPAERFAECVAAIG, from the coding sequence ATGAACCGGCGACAACGCATTAACTACTCGGCGGCGCAACGATCCGAGATCTGGGATCGTTGGCAAGCAGGCGAACCGATGAGTTCGATCGGACGCCGGTTTGACCGCGATTCCTCATTGGTATTCTCGATCATATCGCCGACTGGCGGTATCCGGCCGCCGGATCGGTGCCGTGCCAAGCGAGCGCTTAGTCTGTCTGAACGGGAGGAGATTTCTCGTTGGCTCAGCATGTGCCGCTCCTTGCGGTCGATCGCACGTCATTTGGGACGATCGGCTTCAACCATCAGCCGTGAAGTCCGACGCAATGGTGGGGCGGATCGCTATCGGGCAGCCCGGTCCGATCAGGCCGCCTGGGATCGATCGCGGCGACCCAAGCTCTGCAAGCTGGCTTGTCGTCCGTTCTTGAGGCGGACAGTATCGACCTTGTTGGGGAGGCACTGGTCGCCGGAACAGATTGCCGGCTGGCTGAAGCGGACGCACCCGGCGGAGCCCGAAAAGCAGGTGTCACACGAGACGATCTATCGCAGCCTGTTCATCCAGGCGCGCGGCGTCCTGAAAAAGGAGCTTCTTGAGCACCTGAGAGCAAAGCGTACGGTTCGTCGCTCCAGGCATGCGAGCATGAAACGGAACGGGCTCGGCCAGATCAAGAACGCCGTATCCATCAGTGAACGACCGCCTTCCGTCGATGATCGTGCGGTCCCTGGCCATTGGGAAGGCGATCTGATCGGTGGATCGAGGAATAGCTATATCGCAACGCTTGTTGAACGGCATTCGCGCTATGTGATGCTGATTAAAGTCGCGAACAAAGATACCGAAAGCGTTGTCTCGGCGTTGATCAAGCAATCGCGGCGGTTGCCCAGCGAACTTTACAGGTCCCTGACTTGGGACAGAGGTAAGGAGCTCGCCGACCATCAGCGACTGGCATTGGCCGCCGACGTCGATATCTATTTTTGTGACCCTCGCTCCCCATGGCAGCGCGGATCAAACGAGAACACCAACAGGTTGCTGCGCCAATATCTGCCGCGGGGCACCGATCTCTCCTTGCACAGCCAAGCCAGGCTCAGCGCCATTGCAAGGCAGCTCAATGAGCGACCACGGAAAACCTTGCTTTATCAGACGCCGGCTGAGAGGTTTGCCGAATGTGTTGCAGCGATCGGTTGA
- a CDS encoding LysR family transcriptional regulator codes for MRPDVLSNLSLRQMRAFAAVARAGSFTTAARQINLTQSAVSMLVQQLEETLHLKLFDRGPVVLLTAAGQQLLPFARRILDDVQQIAEGASDLRLLRTGLLRVAAPQMLACTWVAAALGEFEQAHPDVGLRVTDAMADEVVSIVRRGEAELGVGPERATGDDVTSTFLMDVPIRLVCAARNPLGRQQAVSWKKLRDARWVIYSSEFNRHLERLLHEHDRSLSMQTAVEVQYLTTALALVGVGTGLAAVPDYGQIFAANFDVRFIKLRAPEINRRYYIYQRRGLVLSPPAEAFVKLLRQRAACNDG; via the coding sequence ATGCGGCCCGACGTTCTCTCCAATCTCAGCCTGCGCCAGATGCGGGCCTTCGCCGCGGTCGCGCGGGCCGGCAGCTTCACGACGGCCGCGCGGCAGATCAACCTGACGCAATCGGCCGTCAGCATGCTGGTCCAGCAGCTCGAGGAGACCCTCCACCTGAAGCTCTTTGACCGTGGCCCGGTCGTGCTGCTAACCGCCGCCGGCCAGCAATTGCTCCCTTTTGCGCGTCGCATCCTGGATGACGTTCAGCAGATCGCCGAGGGCGCTTCGGACCTTCGCCTGCTTCGTACCGGTCTGCTACGCGTGGCCGCGCCGCAGATGCTGGCATGTACATGGGTGGCGGCGGCGCTGGGCGAATTCGAACAGGCTCATCCCGACGTCGGCCTGCGCGTGACCGACGCGATGGCGGATGAGGTGGTGAGCATCGTGCGCCGGGGCGAGGCGGAACTGGGTGTCGGCCCCGAGCGCGCCACCGGCGACGATGTCACCAGCACGTTCCTGATGGATGTGCCGATCCGTCTGGTCTGCGCGGCGCGCAATCCGCTGGGGCGCCAACAGGCAGTCTCCTGGAAAAAACTGCGCGACGCGCGCTGGGTGATTTACTCCAGCGAGTTCAATCGGCATCTGGAACGCCTGCTGCACGAGCACGATCGCTCACTGTCGATGCAGACCGCCGTCGAGGTCCAATATCTCACCACCGCACTGGCGCTGGTGGGTGTTGGCACCGGCCTTGCCGCCGTTCCGGACTACGGGCAAATCTTCGCTGCGAATTTCGACGTGCGCTTCATCAAGCTCCGCGCCCCGGAAATCAACCGTCGCTACTACATCTACCAGCGACGCGGTCTCGTGCTCTCACCGCCTGCGGAAGCCTTCGTCAAGCTGCTGCGCCAGCGCGCGGCATGCAACGATGGATGA
- a CDS encoding NAD(P)/FAD-dependent oxidoreductase — MHIVVIGTGIVGACTAAWLQRDGHAVTFVDPLEAGEACSFGNAGSLSPSACLPVGMPGMWKKVPRWLLDPLGPLTVRWAYAPRVAPWLLRLLHHSSREEVTRIATALRTLLEPIFDCYDPLLTHADAQELVRRSGCLYVFSSRETATQWSWGMNLRRSLGVKMQDVDQDELETLEPDLKGRFRFGILAPENGSTSDPSALVKVLYNRCITDGARHVRDRVRGFEREGKRVTAVRLERGEPLAADGVVVAAGAWSGALAASLDSPVMLETQRGYHVTVQSSNLTLRHTVMAVEHNLMVNPMAMGLRLAGTVEFAGLKAAPNMARADALLRQGQQLFPHLDTSSYTRWMGHRPCHPDSLPVIGPVRAVDNAWLAFGHGHMGMCMGAATGREIAHLVAGRPTQVDLTPFSPERFR; from the coding sequence ATGCACATTGTCGTCATAGGGACTGGAATCGTTGGCGCCTGCACGGCCGCATGGCTGCAGCGCGACGGACATGCGGTGACGTTCGTCGATCCGCTGGAGGCGGGCGAAGCCTGCTCGTTCGGCAATGCGGGCTCGCTATCGCCCAGCGCCTGCCTGCCGGTGGGTATGCCGGGCATGTGGAAGAAGGTTCCGCGCTGGCTGTTGGATCCATTGGGGCCGCTGACGGTGCGCTGGGCCTATGCGCCGCGGGTGGCACCGTGGCTCCTGCGCTTGCTGCATCATTCGTCGCGCGAAGAGGTGACGCGTATCGCCACCGCGTTGCGTACACTGCTGGAGCCAATCTTCGATTGCTACGATCCGCTGCTCACCCATGCCGATGCGCAGGAGCTCGTGCGGCGCAGCGGTTGCCTCTACGTCTTTTCGTCGCGGGAGACCGCAACGCAGTGGTCATGGGGCATGAACCTGCGGCGATCGTTGGGCGTCAAGATGCAGGACGTCGATCAGGATGAGCTCGAAACTCTCGAGCCAGACCTCAAGGGACGCTTCCGCTTCGGCATCCTGGCGCCCGAGAACGGCTCCACGTCCGACCCGTCTGCCCTCGTCAAGGTACTTTACAATCGCTGCATCACGGACGGCGCGCGCCACGTCCGCGACCGCGTTCGCGGCTTCGAGCGTGAGGGCAAGCGCGTCACGGCCGTGCGGCTGGAACGCGGCGAGCCGCTGGCGGCGGATGGCGTGGTGGTGGCGGCCGGTGCATGGTCGGGCGCGTTGGCCGCATCGCTCGACAGCCCGGTGATGCTGGAGACACAGCGCGGTTACCACGTCACCGTGCAGAGTTCGAACCTGACTTTGCGCCACACCGTGATGGCGGTGGAGCACAATCTGATGGTCAACCCGATGGCCATGGGCCTTCGGCTGGCCGGCACGGTGGAATTCGCCGGCCTGAAAGCCGCGCCCAACATGGCGCGCGCCGATGCGCTGTTACGTCAGGGGCAGCAGCTGTTCCCGCACCTCGACACGTCGTCCTACACGCGCTGGATGGGTCATCGTCCCTGTCATCCCGATAGTCTGCCCGTGATTGGTCCGGTCCGTGCGGTCGATAACGCGTGGCTCGCCTTCGGCCACGGCCATATGGGCATGTGCATGGGCGCGGCAACCGGCCGCGAGATCGCGCATCTGGTGGCGGGACGCCCGACGCAGGTGGATCTCACGCCGTTTTCGCCGGAGCGATTCCGTTGA
- a CDS encoding hydantoinase/oxoprolinase family protein, whose protein sequence is MSPSWSLAADMGGTFIDAVALRHDGQIASLKHPRAGGPLAETVVEALDLLRAQAGIGAGDVGRVVHGSTVITNLLLELNEPPVALVLTRGMRDVPVLARQDRKELYEPVIAPALPDAKLFPGPLRFEISGRIDAAGREVEPLGLSALDAIADAVSAAGVRAVAVGLLFSHLNPDHERAVRTALHARLPDLYVSLSCEVDPQPREFERWLTTALDAYARPLAGDYLHALADALTARGLPTPRVMRSSGGTAPWRELAEQPIGLAMSGPCAALQGVAASISTCASGPAIVMDVGGTSADISLLLEGRPTFTDALECGSLPIRQRCVDITSIGIGGGSLVSVLPGGALRLGPRSQGAWPGPAAFGLGGDLPTLSDALCVLDRLPPRLAGGIVLDRAAAETALGDIAAALGLSVSRTAEAVVSAAAAEMAEALKTHAFQRNLDPAHAVLVAIGGGGAQHAAEVAESAGIRRVLVMPHASVIAALGMLADPEEAAVQLAASDGLWDPLPPQGEGPHALFASMTTVWVPAGWSWWLMPDQTLALEAKA, encoded by the coding sequence TTGAGCCCGTCCTGGTCGCTTGCGGCGGACATGGGTGGCACGTTCATCGATGCAGTGGCCTTGCGACACGACGGACAGATCGCCTCACTCAAACATCCGCGCGCCGGGGGCCCGCTGGCGGAGACGGTCGTCGAGGCGCTCGATCTGTTGCGCGCGCAGGCGGGCATCGGGGCAGGCGATGTCGGACGGGTCGTGCACGGCTCGACCGTCATCACCAACCTGCTGCTGGAATTGAACGAGCCGCCGGTCGCCCTTGTGCTCACGCGCGGCATGCGCGATGTGCCTGTACTGGCGCGGCAGGATCGCAAGGAGCTGTACGAGCCCGTCATCGCGCCAGCCTTGCCCGACGCAAAACTGTTTCCGGGGCCGCTCCGTTTCGAAATCTCCGGACGGATCGATGCCGCCGGGCGCGAGGTCGAACCGCTTGGCCTGTCGGCGCTGGATGCGATCGCCGATGCGGTGAGCGCCGCCGGGGTGCGCGCCGTGGCGGTTGGCCTGTTGTTCTCGCACCTCAATCCGGACCACGAACGTGCCGTGCGCACCGCGCTGCATGCGCGTCTGCCGGACCTGTATGTTTCACTGTCCTGCGAGGTCGATCCGCAACCGCGGGAGTTCGAGCGATGGCTGACGACAGCGCTTGACGCCTATGCCAGGCCGCTGGCGGGAGATTACCTGCATGCATTGGCTGACGCGTTGACGGCGCGCGGCCTGCCGACACCGCGCGTAATGCGATCGTCCGGCGGCACCGCGCCTTGGCGCGAACTCGCGGAACAGCCGATCGGCCTCGCGATGTCCGGTCCCTGCGCGGCGCTGCAGGGTGTGGCCGCCAGCATCAGCACATGCGCGTCCGGACCCGCGATCGTCATGGATGTGGGAGGCACCAGCGCCGACATCAGTCTGCTCCTGGAGGGTAGGCCGACATTCACCGATGCGCTGGAATGTGGCAGCTTGCCAATCCGCCAGCGCTGCGTGGACATCACCTCCATCGGCATCGGCGGCGGCAGCTTGGTGTCGGTGCTGCCGGGCGGCGCATTGCGGCTGGGGCCGCGCTCGCAAGGCGCCTGGCCGGGGCCAGCCGCCTTCGGTCTGGGCGGTGACTTACCGACACTCAGCGATGCGCTGTGCGTGCTGGATCGTTTGCCGCCGCGATTGGCAGGCGGGATCGTGCTGGACCGCGCGGCGGCCGAGACCGCGCTCGGCGACATCGCCGCCGCGCTCGGTCTGTCTGTATCTCGAACGGCGGAGGCCGTCGTGAGCGCGGCCGCGGCCGAAATGGCAGAGGCGCTCAAGACCCACGCCTTCCAGCGCAACCTCGATCCCGCTCACGCGGTGCTCGTCGCCATCGGCGGCGGCGGCGCGCAACATGCGGCCGAAGTGGCCGAGAGCGCCGGCATCCGTCGTGTGCTGGTGATGCCGCATGCCAGCGTGATCGCGGCGCTTGGCATGCTGGCCGATCCGGAGGAGGCCGCTGTCCAGTTGGCGGCGAGCGATGGCCTCTGGGATCCGCTGCCGCCGCAGGGCGAGGGGCCGCATGCCCTATTCGCGTCGATGACCACCGTATGGGTGCCCGCAGGCTGGTCCTGGTGGCTCATGCCGGACCAAACACTGGCGCTGGAGGCGAAGGCCTGA
- a CDS encoding hydantoinase B/oxoprolinase family protein: MPPAHAPAHDLEIALRMEPLRLALQGTADRMQAGMTRAAVSSIARESGDCAAALFLPDGRMLAQARSLPLLLGSLIPAVAGVLARFPLAAMSEGDAYLLNDPWSGGTHLPDLALVHPIFQGGEVIALAAANLHHQDVGGMAAGSIPPDANEVYQEGLRIPPVRWRSADGVQPDIDAILVANSRMPDNLRGDLAAQWIALTQGAREVKQIVRHTGPRFMEVCDALLAQTERMTRAALRAAPDGAWSWRDQLDGSDIDTAPVTIAVTLRKQGDALVIDFDGSAPQVRGPLNASPAAMLSAALFFMRTLAPDAPNNAGCLAPLTLKLPPGSLVNPMLPAAVNARTATVKLACNAILGAWSQSASGTGVAPHAGVATVLALSGTRMDGQRWMFTEIIASGAGASVNASGRAGVSTDVGNARNTPLEVIETEAPLRVECYEIRRGSGGAGMQCGGDGVRRAYRLLEGEGWIAYRGERHVGRARGVQGGDAGANSVARVLRVGGAVEFLPARARIAWSAGDVLIIETAGGGGWGSLAPVGSADTLARSYP; encoded by the coding sequence ATGCCGCCCGCGCACGCACCAGCACACGATCTGGAGATCGCTCTGCGCATGGAGCCGCTGCGACTGGCGCTGCAGGGCACGGCCGATCGCATGCAGGCCGGCATGACGCGCGCTGCCGTATCGTCCATAGCCCGCGAGAGCGGCGACTGCGCCGCGGCGCTGTTTCTGCCGGACGGACGCATGCTGGCTCAGGCCCGCTCGCTGCCGCTGTTGCTGGGATCGCTGATTCCGGCCGTGGCCGGTGTGCTCGCGCGTTTCCCGCTGGCCGCGATGTCTGAGGGCGACGCCTATCTGCTTAACGATCCCTGGTCCGGCGGCACGCATTTGCCCGATCTCGCGCTGGTGCATCCGATCTTCCAGGGTGGCGAGGTGATTGCCTTGGCTGCCGCCAATCTGCACCATCAGGATGTGGGCGGCATGGCCGCCGGCTCCATCCCGCCTGACGCCAATGAAGTCTACCAGGAAGGCTTGCGCATTCCTCCGGTGCGCTGGCGCAGCGCCGACGGTGTGCAGCCCGACATTGACGCCATCCTGGTGGCCAATTCGCGCATGCCGGATAATTTGCGCGGTGACCTCGCGGCGCAATGGATTGCGCTGACACAGGGCGCGCGTGAAGTGAAGCAGATCGTGCGACACACCGGACCTCGTTTCATGGAGGTCTGCGATGCCTTGCTTGCGCAGACCGAACGCATGACAAGGGCGGCCCTCCGAGCTGCGCCCGATGGCGCGTGGAGCTGGCGCGACCAGCTCGACGGCAGCGACATCGACACCGCACCGGTCACCATTGCCGTGACATTGCGCAAGCAGGGCGATGCGCTGGTCATCGACTTCGACGGCAGCGCGCCGCAGGTCCGTGGACCGCTGAACGCATCGCCGGCGGCCATGCTGTCTGCAGCCTTGTTCTTCATGCGCACGCTGGCGCCTGATGCTCCCAACAATGCGGGCTGCCTGGCGCCGCTGACGCTGAAGCTTCCGCCCGGCAGCCTGGTCAATCCGATGTTGCCGGCGGCAGTCAATGCGCGCACGGCAACCGTAAAGCTGGCCTGCAACGCGATCCTCGGTGCCTGGTCGCAGTCGGCAAGCGGGACGGGCGTGGCGCCACACGCCGGTGTGGCCACTGTCCTCGCGCTCAGCGGCACGCGGATGGACGGGCAACGCTGGATGTTCACCGAGATCATCGCGAGCGGCGCCGGCGCCAGCGTCAACGCGTCTGGCCGCGCCGGCGTTTCCACCGACGTCGGCAATGCCCGTAATACGCCGTTGGAGGTGATCGAGACCGAAGCGCCGCTGCGCGTGGAATGCTACGAGATCCGCCGCGGTAGCGGGGGCGCCGGCATGCAATGCGGCGGTGACGGCGTCAGACGCGCCTATCGTCTGCTCGAAGGTGAGGGCTGGATTGCCTATCGCGGAGAACGCCATGTCGGCCGCGCCCGCGGTGTGCAAGGCGGCGACGCCGGCGCAAATTCGGTGGCCCGGGTTTTGCGTGTGGGCGGAGCGGTGGAGTTCTTGCCAGCGCGCGCCCGCATCGCGTGGTCCGCAGGCGATGTGCTGATCATCGAAACCGCTGGCGGTGGTGGCTGGGGATCTCTCGCTCCAGTTGGATCCGCCGACACACTTGCAAGGAGTTATCCATGA